One Conger conger chromosome 18, fConCon1.1, whole genome shotgun sequence DNA window includes the following coding sequences:
- the LOC133118351 gene encoding glycine N-acyltransferase-like protein 3 isoform X2, giving the protein MNRDKPHTLEVVVDSWPDFKTIICRPHPKSEHTLLHNEELTFFSTDEKVLKRMLTEDSILDWNKYFKIGGIDMLHTTMLKEISATKDVTMRPCHVTHLLELQDPNHLPHLTVSRDVEARISSVNESHVGLVNETWKRGGDENGFQVIKHLISHFPTCCITDEEGRPVSWVLLYDYCAMGMVYTLPEHRGKGYAKILVSTMAARLHAQGCPVYGYIEEENQVSYRLFKKLGFTEDPSYRAAWYEFNY; this is encoded by the exons ATGAATAGAGACAAACCACATACACTAGAGGTTGTTGTGGACTCTTGGCCTGATTTTAAAACAATCATTTGTCGACCGCACCCAAAG AGTGAACACACCCTGCTTCATAATGAGGAACTGACTTTCTTCAGTACTGATGAGAAGGTTCTTAAGAGAATGTTGACAGAAGACAGCATCTTAGATTGGAATAAATACTTCAAAATTGGAG GGATTGACATGCTTCATACCACCATGTTGAAGGAAATCTCTGCCACAAAAGATGTCACAATGAGACCGTGTCATGTAACTCACCTCCTGGAATTACAAGACCCAAATCACCTTCCTCACCTGACAGTGAGCAG AGATGTGGAGGCCAGGATCTCCTCTGTGAATGAATCCCATGTCGGTTTGGTGAATGAAACCTGGAAACGTGGAGGTGATGAAAATGGTTTCCAAGTAATCAAACATCTGATAAGCCACTTCCCCACATGTTGCATCACTGATGAAGAAGGCCGTCCAGTTTCCTGGGTGCTGCTGTATGATTACTGTGCCATGGGGATGGTGTACACCCTGCCAGAGCACAGGGGGAAGGGCTATGCCAAGATCCTGGTTAGCACCATGGCAGCAAGGCTCCATGCCCAGGGTTGCCCTGTGTACGGCTACATTGAGGAGGAGAACCAGGTCTCCTACAGGCTCTTTAAGAAACTGGGCTTTACTGAAGACCCCTCCTACAGGGCTGCCTGGTATGAGTTCAACTACTGA
- the LOC133118351 gene encoding glycine N-acyltransferase-like protein 3 isoform X1: MKILNKAALQHAEKVLWSYLPKGFMAYGYLFGMNRDKPHTLEVVVDSWPDFKTIICRPHPKSEHTLLHNEELTFFSTDEKVLKRMLTEDSILDWNKYFKIGGIDMLHTTMLKEISATKDVTMRPCHVTHLLELQDPNHLPHLTVSRDVEARISSVNESHVGLVNETWKRGGDENGFQVIKHLISHFPTCCITDEEGRPVSWVLLYDYCAMGMVYTLPEHRGKGYAKILVSTMAARLHAQGCPVYGYIEEENQVSYRLFKKLGFTEDPSYRAAWYEFNY; this comes from the exons ATGAAGATTTTAAATAAGGCTGCATTACAACACGCAGAAAAGGTTCTGTGGTCATACTTACCAAAAGGCTTCATG GCTTATGGATATCTGTTTGGTATGAATAGAGACAAACCACATACACTAGAGGTTGTTGTGGACTCTTGGCCTGATTTTAAAACAATCATTTGTCGACCGCACCCAAAG AGTGAACACACCCTGCTTCATAATGAGGAACTGACTTTCTTCAGTACTGATGAGAAGGTTCTTAAGAGAATGTTGACAGAAGACAGCATCTTAGATTGGAATAAATACTTCAAAATTGGAG GGATTGACATGCTTCATACCACCATGTTGAAGGAAATCTCTGCCACAAAAGATGTCACAATGAGACCGTGTCATGTAACTCACCTCCTGGAATTACAAGACCCAAATCACCTTCCTCACCTGACAGTGAGCAG AGATGTGGAGGCCAGGATCTCCTCTGTGAATGAATCCCATGTCGGTTTGGTGAATGAAACCTGGAAACGTGGAGGTGATGAAAATGGTTTCCAAGTAATCAAACATCTGATAAGCCACTTCCCCACATGTTGCATCACTGATGAAGAAGGCCGTCCAGTTTCCTGGGTGCTGCTGTATGATTACTGTGCCATGGGGATGGTGTACACCCTGCCAGAGCACAGGGGGAAGGGCTATGCCAAGATCCTGGTTAGCACCATGGCAGCAAGGCTCCATGCCCAGGGTTGCCCTGTGTACGGCTACATTGAGGAGGAGAACCAGGTCTCCTACAGGCTCTTTAAGAAACTGGGCTTTACTGAAGACCCCTCCTACAGGGCTGCCTGGTATGAGTTCAACTACTGA
- the LOC133118351 gene encoding glycine N-acyltransferase-like protein 3 isoform X4, with the protein MLTEDSILDWNKYFKIGGIDMLHTTMLKEISATKDVTMRPCHVTHLLELQDPNHLPHLTVSRDVEARISSVNESHVGLVNETWKRGGDENGFQVIKHLISHFPTCCITDEEGRPVSWVLLYDYCAMGMVYTLPEHRGKGYAKILVSTMAARLHAQGCPVYGYIEEENQVSYRLFKKLGFTEDPSYRAAWYEFNY; encoded by the exons ATGTTGACAGAAGACAGCATCTTAGATTGGAATAAATACTTCAAAATTGGAG GGATTGACATGCTTCATACCACCATGTTGAAGGAAATCTCTGCCACAAAAGATGTCACAATGAGACCGTGTCATGTAACTCACCTCCTGGAATTACAAGACCCAAATCACCTTCCTCACCTGACAGTGAGCAG AGATGTGGAGGCCAGGATCTCCTCTGTGAATGAATCCCATGTCGGTTTGGTGAATGAAACCTGGAAACGTGGAGGTGATGAAAATGGTTTCCAAGTAATCAAACATCTGATAAGCCACTTCCCCACATGTTGCATCACTGATGAAGAAGGCCGTCCAGTTTCCTGGGTGCTGCTGTATGATTACTGTGCCATGGGGATGGTGTACACCCTGCCAGAGCACAGGGGGAAGGGCTATGCCAAGATCCTGGTTAGCACCATGGCAGCAAGGCTCCATGCCCAGGGTTGCCCTGTGTACGGCTACATTGAGGAGGAGAACCAGGTCTCCTACAGGCTCTTTAAGAAACTGGGCTTTACTGAAGACCCCTCCTACAGGGCTGCCTGGTATGAGTTCAACTACTGA
- the LOC133118351 gene encoding glycine N-acyltransferase-like protein 3 isoform X3, whose amino-acid sequence MKILNKAALQHAEKVLWSYLPKGFMSEHTLLHNEELTFFSTDEKVLKRMLTEDSILDWNKYFKIGGIDMLHTTMLKEISATKDVTMRPCHVTHLLELQDPNHLPHLTVSRDVEARISSVNESHVGLVNETWKRGGDENGFQVIKHLISHFPTCCITDEEGRPVSWVLLYDYCAMGMVYTLPEHRGKGYAKILVSTMAARLHAQGCPVYGYIEEENQVSYRLFKKLGFTEDPSYRAAWYEFNY is encoded by the exons ATGAAGATTTTAAATAAGGCTGCATTACAACACGCAGAAAAGGTTCTGTGGTCATACTTACCAAAAGGCTTCATG AGTGAACACACCCTGCTTCATAATGAGGAACTGACTTTCTTCAGTACTGATGAGAAGGTTCTTAAGAGAATGTTGACAGAAGACAGCATCTTAGATTGGAATAAATACTTCAAAATTGGAG GGATTGACATGCTTCATACCACCATGTTGAAGGAAATCTCTGCCACAAAAGATGTCACAATGAGACCGTGTCATGTAACTCACCTCCTGGAATTACAAGACCCAAATCACCTTCCTCACCTGACAGTGAGCAG AGATGTGGAGGCCAGGATCTCCTCTGTGAATGAATCCCATGTCGGTTTGGTGAATGAAACCTGGAAACGTGGAGGTGATGAAAATGGTTTCCAAGTAATCAAACATCTGATAAGCCACTTCCCCACATGTTGCATCACTGATGAAGAAGGCCGTCCAGTTTCCTGGGTGCTGCTGTATGATTACTGTGCCATGGGGATGGTGTACACCCTGCCAGAGCACAGGGGGAAGGGCTATGCCAAGATCCTGGTTAGCACCATGGCAGCAAGGCTCCATGCCCAGGGTTGCCCTGTGTACGGCTACATTGAGGAGGAGAACCAGGTCTCCTACAGGCTCTTTAAGAAACTGGGCTTTACTGAAGACCCCTCCTACAGGGCTGCCTGGTATGAGTTCAACTACTGA